A window from Ignavibacteriota bacterium encodes these proteins:
- a CDS encoding amidophosphoribosyltransferase codes for MDKPQCHCGIFGIFGVKNPAVYTYYGLHSLQHRGQEASGIISASKTDTGKVKFNIHKGIGLVSEVFSNSEVFESKLLGFSAIGHNRYSTTGASESEKNIQPFKVNYRMGNLAIAHNGQLTNADIIRKELIDDGAIFQTTSDTEVILHLIARCKLASQIDQVLEALRKVEGAYSVVILTDDKLIAARDPHGFRPLVLGKIDNSFVIASETCAFDINRIEYIRDIEPGELIIIDKDSSNVEEIKSHKINSEKVEKKHCVFEFIYFSRPDSRIFGSNVDKMRRKLGKVLASHHPVFPDKSDEKVIVISVPDSSNTVAIGYQTQLEKMGIRSKHEIGLIRSHYIGRTFILPGQGKREVGVRIKFNTVKGVLEDKKVVLIDDSIVRGTTSKQLIKLIKEAGARSIHVRISSPPILHPCYYGMDFPSSEELIANRFNGDIKKIENYLGVDSLSYMTLDQMLEAMVDHTPDNFCTACFSGNYPVPVNTNFEKSAYEI; via the coding sequence ATTGATAAACCTCAATGTCATTGTGGTATTTTTGGTATTTTTGGTGTAAAAAATCCCGCTGTTTATACTTATTATGGTCTCCATTCACTCCAACATAGAGGACAAGAGGCGAGTGGAATAATTTCTGCTTCAAAGACTGATACCGGAAAAGTTAAATTTAATATTCATAAAGGTATAGGATTAGTTTCAGAAGTGTTTTCAAATTCTGAAGTTTTTGAATCAAAATTATTAGGTTTTTCTGCAATAGGACATAACAGATATTCAACTACCGGAGCATCTGAATCAGAAAAAAATATCCAGCCATTTAAAGTTAATTATAGAATGGGAAATCTTGCCATTGCTCATAATGGTCAATTGACAAATGCAGATATAATTAGAAAAGAATTGATTGATGACGGAGCAATTTTCCAAACAACGAGTGATACAGAAGTAATTTTACACTTAATTGCAAGATGTAAACTTGCATCACAAATTGATCAAGTTTTAGAAGCATTAAGAAAAGTTGAGGGAGCATATTCTGTTGTTATTCTAACTGATGATAAATTAATTGCTGCAAGAGATCCACATGGTTTTAGACCTTTGGTACTTGGCAAAATTGATAATTCTTTCGTTATTGCTTCGGAAACTTGCGCTTTCGATATAAACAGAATTGAATACATTAGAGATATTGAACCCGGTGAATTAATAATTATTGATAAGGATTCTTCAAATGTTGAAGAAATTAAATCTCATAAAATAAATTCTGAAAAAGTTGAAAAGAAACATTGTGTTTTTGAGTTCATTTATTTTTCAAGACCGGATAGCAGAATATTTGGATCAAATGTTGATAAAATGAGAAGAAAGCTCGGAAAAGTTTTGGCAAGTCATCATCCGGTTTTCCCCGATAAATCAGATGAAAAAGTAATAGTAATAAGTGTTCCGGATAGTTCAAATACAGTTGCTATTGGTTATCAAACTCAACTTGAAAAAATGGGAATTCGCTCAAAACATGAAATTGGATTAATTAGAAGTCATTATATTGGTAGAACATTTATTTTACCCGGACAAGGAAAAAGAGAAGTTGGTGTCAGAATTAAATTCAATACAGTAAAAGGTGTATTGGAAGATAAAAAAGTTGTTTTAATTGATGATTCAATTGTAAGAGGTACAACTTCTAAACAATTAATTAAGCTAATTAAAGAAGCTGGAGCGCGATCTATTCATGTAAGAATCTCATCTCCGCCAATTTTGCATCCATGTTACTACGGAATGGATTTTCCTTCATCTGAAGAATTAATTGCTAATAGATTTAATGGCGATATTAAGAAAATTGAAAATTATCTCGGAGTTGATTCTTTATCATATATGACTTTAGATCAAATGTTGGAAGCAATGGTTGATCATACACCAGATAATTTTTGTACAGCATGCTTTTCGGGAAATTACCCAGTTCCGGTAAATACTAATTTCGAAAAGTCAGCTTATGAAATTTAA